From the genome of Candidatus Krumholzibacteriia bacterium:
CGATCATCACGATCAGGAGGGCGGCCGCGGTCACGGCGCGACGGTGACGGCCGATGGCCTTCGCGGTCCGGTAGCGCCACGTGGCCGCGCGGGCCGACACGGGAAGCCCGGCGCGGTGGCGCTGCACGTCGTCGACGAGTCGCGAGACCGACCCGTAGCGCTCCGACGGTTCCCGGGCCAGGGCCCGGCCGACGATGTTGTCCAGGTCTCCGCGCAGGCGGCGCCGTGTGTCCCCGCCGACGCGCCGGCTGGGCGCGACGATCTCGGCGCCGAGGACACGGGCGGTGATCTCGTGCGTCGGACCGTCCAGGTCGAAGGGGTGCTCGTCGGTGAGCAGCTCGTAGAGGAGGACCCCCAGGGCCCACACGTCGGTGGCGGTGGTGATCGCACCGCCGGTCAGCTGCTCGGGAGCTGCACACGACGGCGTCGCCGGACCCAGGCGGGTGTGGGTGAGGCGGCCGTCGGGCGAGGTCTCGTCGACGAGGCTCGCCACGCCGAAGTCCAGCAGCCGTACCCGACCGTCGTGGTCGACGAGGATGTTCGAGGGCTTGAGGTCGCGGTGGACGACCAGATTGCGGTGGGCGGTGTCGACCGCCTCGGCCACGTCCACGAACAGATCGAGGCGCCGGTCGAGACCGGCGCCGCTGGTCCGGCAGTGGTCGTCGATGGGCTCGCCCTCGACGTACTCCATCGCGAGGTAGGGCAGGCCGTCCTCGGTCAGACCGCCGTCGATCAGTCGCGCGATGGCGGGAGACTCGAGGCGGGCGAGGATCTGGCGTTCGCGTCCGAAGCGATCGACGAGCTGGGGCGTGGCCAGTTCCCAGCGCAGGACCTTGAGCGCCGCGCGCTGTTCGAACCCACCCTCGACCCGCTCGGCCAGGAAGACGCGGCCCATACCGCCGGCCCCGACGTCGTCGACCAGACGCCACGGACCGACGCGCCGGCCGAGGGCGGCGCCGGTGTCGGGAGGTCCTGTGGCCTCGACGGCGATCGCGCCCGCGACCTCCTCGAGCGGGCGATCCAGCACACCCGGGCGGTCGGCCGCCTCGAGCAGCGCCTCGACCTCGGCGCGGAGCCCGGCGTCGCCCGCGCAGGCGCGGTCGAGGAAGGGCGCGCGCGCGTCGGGGGGCAGTTCGTGGGCCTCGTCGAAGATCGCTTCGACCCGTGCCCAGTCGTTCGGCATCGAGGGTTCGCTCATGGGTCGAGTATATCGCAATCGCTCCGGAGATCCCACGGGACGTCCGTGTCACGAACCGGTGGGTGGGTGTAGGATAGCCGGTGCACTCCAAGGAATCGCCCTTCGATCCCGGAAAGGCCTCCCATGCGTGAACCCATCGATCTGACCGTCACCCACGGAACCTGGGAGGGCTCCGAGATCCTCCACCCCGGCCCGGGCGTGCCCGAGCGTATCGAGGCCGAAGGGCGCTCGGTGTGTACACCGGTTCTCGGCGGGAACGGAACGGCCTCGGAGTACGTGCACCGACGCGCGGGAGAGATCGCGCTCGAGGGCCACATCGTGGTCATCCCCTCGTCCCGCGACGAGGAGGACGTGTCCATGCACTGGATGTCGGCCGTGTCGAAGACCGTGGTGTTCCGGGGACGGTTCCGCGACGGCGTGCTCGACGTCCGCGCCGACGTCGACGGCCGCTTCCAGCGGATCGAGCAGGACTATTCCGAGCCGGACGTGATGAAGACCCGGACCTTCGTCGGGACCGACCCCAAGGACCTTCCCCTCGCCTTCGAGGCCACCTATCGTCGCCAGCCGGACCCGCGGATCGGCGCCTTCGTCTGGCACGACCTCACCGTGGACGACGCACCGGCCCTGCGCGACTTCTACGCCGCGGTGGTGGGGTGGAAGTCCGAGCCCGTGAGCATGGGCGACTACGACGACTTCGGCCTCGTCGCGGCGAGCGGTGAGCAGGTGGCCGGCGTGTGCCACGCGCGTGGCGAGAACGCGGAGGTGCCGCCCGTGTGGATGTCCTACGTGCGGGTGGCCGACCTCGAAGCCAGCCTGCGGCGAGCCGCCGAACTCGGGGGGCGCGTGGTCGTCACCACGCGGACGCATGGCAGGGATCGCTACGCCGTCGTCGCCGACCCGGTCGGGGCGGTCCTCACGTTGTACCAGCAGGACTGAGTCTCGGCTCCCCGGCGTGGTGGGCCGTCCCCGGGATCCGCCCGCCGTGGTTCGACCTTCAGTCGCGATCGAGC
Proteins encoded in this window:
- a CDS encoding VOC family protein, translating into MREPIDLTVTHGTWEGSEILHPGPGVPERIEAEGRSVCTPVLGGNGTASEYVHRRAGEIALEGHIVVIPSSRDEEDVSMHWMSAVSKTVVFRGRFRDGVLDVRADVDGRFQRIEQDYSEPDVMKTRTFVGTDPKDLPLAFEATYRRQPDPRIGAFVWHDLTVDDAPALRDFYAAVVGWKSEPVSMGDYDDFGLVAASGEQVAGVCHARGENAEVPPVWMSYVRVADLEASLRRAAELGGRVVVTTRTHGRDRYAVVADPVGAVLTLYQQD